CTTTTGAAGTCTTCGTGAACAACGTCATTACTGGAACGGTTAATTTTTCCAAGCCGAGTGAAAACGTCCTGTTACCTTTGCCAGCAGCTACACTTTCGGATTTAAGTACAAATGGCATGATAGATTTTTACTTCCATCGGGCGCCAGGCAGCCACGAATTTGATATCCAAACCGCTGTCTTCGTTGTAAATGGTTCGCACGAAGAGTCGGCTCCCGTCCCGGAACCAGGAACCATGATGCTGCTCGGAGCAGGATTTCTCGGCCTCGCGGTCTGTGGAAAACGCCGCAGAAATAATGCGTAATCCGTTTCCGTTCCTCGAAACCTAGTTGTGGTGAAAGATGTTGGGCGATCGACGGTTGTCGTAGAGTTTGAAGAGGAACAGGAAGGGGCGGGCCAGCAAGGCGCCGCCCCTTCCTGCGTTTAGGGGCCAACAACCCGAACTGGCGCAGACCTGGCGGATCCGCAGGTCGATGGACCTAGGCGGATCGATAGGGGGCTCGCCAAATGCCTCACATGACGTGCTTCTTTGATGGTTGGGGCGGCATGGGCGACTGTTCAGGAAAAGGTCGTCAGGGTGGGGCCGGAACTGAGACGTCAGGATTCTCTGCAGCGTAAACTTTTGGCGGAGAATGTTGAAGTCCGGCGAGGTGGCCGATGGCAGATTGGTATAACGTGGCGCTGAAGTCTACCAAAGCCACCAGTTATGGGTCAGGAGCACGTAGCCGGCGAGGGCGAGGTTTGTGACGGCGTGGGCGAGGACGCATTGGGCGAGGCTGCGGGTTTTGTACAGGAGGACGTTGTAAATTATTCCAGCAGTGACACCGGCAACGAAAAGGTGGTGCTCCAGCCCGAAGAGAAGGCTGGAGACTGCAAAGGACGTCCAGGTGAAGCGGCCGATGGGGACGGACTCGAAGTCGGGGTCGACAATGTACCGGAGCAGGAAAGAGCGCCAGAAGAGCTCTTCCATGACAGGTACCACGAGGACTGCGCCTGCCACGCGTACCGCAGTCATCGCAAACCGGATCGCGCCTTCCGGCAGGAGTGCCGGATCGAATCCCGCGGGACCTCCGACCACGGAGACGGTCCAGTCGAGGTAAATCCAGAGGATGAAGGTGACAACCCCGACGATGCAGGAGGCCAGCGACACGCGCCTGTCGAGGAGATCTCTGAGGCGCAACTCAGGGTAGTGATTCCGGTATAGATAGAGAAGTGCCGCGACGGAAAATGCCTTGAGCGGGTAGAGGTAGTACAGTGTCCCAGGAGGAAGGCTGAGCCACCCGTGGCTGCCGGTAAAGCGCACGCTCTCATCGACGGCGATGAAAGCCATGAAGAGGGCGAAGGGGAGGGTGCGAGATATGATCGCGTAGTTGAAGCCGGATACTCTGGCGGCTGTTTTAGTCATAAAGTGTTAGTAGCACATCATTTGCGTCCCGTCGAGCGGGCGGCGCGGACAACTGGGAAATCGATGAAAAAAAAGGGCGACACGAGGCGGTGTCGCCCTTTCTTGTTATTATTCTATGCGATCAGCCTAGGCATTCTTGCGGCGCTTCCCGTAGATGGCAAGGCCGAGGAACCCCGCGCCCAGCAGCATCATGGTGCCCGGCTCCGGAACTGCGGAGATGTCCTTCATCAGGAAGACTGTGTCGTTGTAGTCATAGTCGCCGTACGGGTGATCTTCAAATGCGATGATCCAGTCATCGCCGCCGTCCATCGGCTCTGTCGTCGTGCCGGATTTAGTCATACGTGTAACCGAAGAGCCGTCCAGCAGTTGATAGGTCAGAGCCCTCACAGAGGAAAGAGCGGGGGTGGTGTTCTTGTCGTCTTCGGTGTACGACTTAAATTGTTCGACGGTATCGAGCCAGAAAAAGCCAAAGACGTTGCCAAAGTTTGGCACCAGAACGTTGTCGTCTGTGTCGCAGAGGTCTCCGTTCACAATGGAGAAGGTTGCGGCGGTACCAGGACTTGCCTGGCTACGGTCGATCAGGAAATGCTCCTGCCCGTTCTGGGAGTAGATGCCGAGCTTGCCATTGGAATGCGCGGTGTAGAGGCTTACCAGAAAGGTGGAACTGTTGGCGTCCACACTCTTCCAGAGAGCGGCCGTCGACTGGCTAGTTACCGCATTATAGAAGTTCTCGGTATTGTTGGGGCCCTTGACCTTGGCGTTCAGAATCTGCTGGAGGGAAAGTTCACCACCCGCAGAAGATGCACCGGGAACCACATCCCCGGGCCTGTCGTTGTATGGCAACGCGAACGCGCTGCCAGCGGTGAGAGTTGTAACAAGTGCCATCAATGCCAGTGTCCTTTTCATCTCTTCCTCCTTTTGTATTTAAAAAATGCATGGAACAAAAAGTTATTTCCCCTTAATGCAACCGCCGTGCCTGTTCTGTAACAGGCCGAAGTGGCGACGAACTGCTTGTCGCAGCCAGAGAGTGTGTAATGAAATCCGACACGCGAAAGATGCGCCACTCCGTCTGCCACCTCATGAGGGCGAGTATCTGGACCAACAGCCCTCACAACACGTCGGTCAGCCTGAGTCTCTATCCCGAAGGAGAAAGTGGGTTCAGACAGCACGACATTACCGCATTGAATGCGGTGTAAAAAAAATCGACAGTGAGACAACGAAATAAGAGAGCTAAGGGGGAGATTATTAATTTCGAGTGACCTGGGCCTGTACTAGATTCACCGCCTGCGGCTCCCGACCCTTCCTGGGAGCTGTATCGGAGAGGAACGGTGGCTCCAAATAGCCGCCATTCTGCATTAAATGGTACCTTTCATAAGAGCTAGTTGAATATTTGTGTTGAAAATTAGAAAGCGTTCTGTTAAGAAATCCGACATCAACATTAATGTCAAATTATTCACTGTTGGCTGTTGGCCCTGTTCCGTTATCGCCAAGGGGGGACCCGCGATGAAGTTCCTTACGATAATGCTGCTCATCTTGCTGACCTGCACCGCTTGCGGAAGCAAGACCAAAGAGGCGCTGTACGCAGAAGGGGTAAAAAAGCTCAAGGAATCGAACCCGGCCGCTGCGGTGGTGTTCTTCAAGAACGCGCTGGAAAAGGACGCGAACTTCAGCGATGCCCGCTTCGAACTGGGAAAGGCGTACGCGGCGCTCGGCAAAAACGAGCAGGCGGAAAAGGAGTTCCAGAAGGTCCTGAGCCAGAACCCCTCCCGCGACGACGTCCTGCTTGAACTCGCGCGGGTGAAGAATGCGTCGGGAAAGGGTGACGAGGCGGCTGCCCTCGCGGAGCAGTACCTCGCCAAGCACCCGGGGAATGTCGAGGGGCTCGAGGCGCTCGGCATCTCCTGCGCGGTGCGCAAGAAGTATCCGGAAGCGCAAAACTACCTCCTGCAGGCGCTGGCCGCCGATCCGAAACGGAGCACCACCAAGCTAGAGCTCGCTTCTGTCACCTTCGCCGCGGGAGATGCGGCAAAAGCGAAATCCCTCCTCACCGAAGTCCTCCAGTCCGAGCCGCGCAACTTCAAGGCTCTCTACCTCATGGCTACGCTCGAGAAGCGGCTCGGTAACAGCGACGCCGCGGCTGCCATCTATCAGAAAATAGTGCAGCTGGACGAGAACCAGATCAATGCACAGTACAAGCTCGGTCTCCTGAACCTGGAAAAACGGGACCTCGCCAAGGCCGATGCCGCGGCTGACGACATGATCAAGAAGTACCCCAAGAAGGGGGACGGCTACCGCCTGAAGGGGCTCGTCAGTTTCTACCGCAAAAACTACACGGAGGCGATGGCCTCCCTGCAGCAGTCCCTCAAGCTCTCCCCGACCCTCGAGGGGTACCACTTCCTCGGGCTTTGCTACTACAACAAGGGGGAGCTGGAAAACGCCCTCAGCCAGTTCAGGATCATCCTCGACCGGGTCCCCACCTCGCGCCAGGCGAGGCTCATGACAGCAGAAACCCTCCTTGCCCAGAAAAGGACGGAAGACGCCATCACGGAAATCAAGAGGGTCATCGCCGCCGACGATTCCGATGCAGTCGCCCACAACCTGCTCGGCACAGCCTACATGTCCCAGGGGATGTTCAACGAGGCGATGCGCGAGCTGAACCGTGCCACGCAGCTCGATCCGAAGCTCGTCACCGCGCATCTTAAAAAAGGGTACTTCTACTTCAGCAGAGGGAAGAATGAAGAGGGGGAAACGGAGCTTGCCACAGCCGTGCAGGCGGCACCGAACGTCCTCAACACCCGTCTCCTCCTGGCCTCCTACTACCAGAGGCAGGGGAAGAGCGCGAAGGCGCTCTCGGTGCTGCAGGCAGGGCTGAACGGCGGGAAGGGGGATGCGCCCCTTTACAACGCCGTTGCCGCACTCCAGTTTTCTGGCGGACAGAAGGCCGAGGGGGTGAAGGCGCTGGAGAATGCCAAGCGGGTCGACCCCTCCTTTCCTGCCTCCTACCACAACCTTGCCGGCTACTACGCCGCCTCCGGCGATTACCCGCGCGCCATCGCCGAACTGGGCGAGCTTCTGAAGAAAGATCCGAAAAACATGCGGGGTCTCCTCGGCATCGCGACTCTCAGCGAGGTCAGCGGCAAGGACGCCGAGGCCCTGCGCTATTATCAGAAAGCTGCGGAGACAAACGCTCCGGAAGGGATCCTCGCCCTCGCGGGTTACCATCAGAAGAAGGGGGCTCCGCAAAAGGCGCTCTCGGCCATCGATGACGCACTGAAGCAGAACAACCGGGTGGTACCTCTCCTGGAGGCGAAAGGGCGGATACTTCTCTCCCAGAAGGAGACGAGCAAGGCTATTAAAGTATTCGACGAGGTGGAAGCCCTCGACCAGGAGAAAGGTATAGCACTGAAGATTTCCGCCTATGTCGCTGCCCGCAACGGAGCAAAAGCGATCGACGAGGCAGGGAGACTGATCGCCAAACACCCGGGGGGAGCGCAAGGGTATCTCCTTCTTGCTTCGGTGTACCAGGGGGTGAACGATCTGAACTCCGCCATAGCAGAGGCGAACAAGGCGGTAAAGGCGGATCCGAAGAGTGTGGAGGCGCGCCTCATGCTCGGGAGGCTTCATCAGGCGAAGAAGGATTTCACGTCGGCGGCCGCCTACTATCAGGAGGCTCTGAAGGTAAAACCGGACTCGGTTCCCGCGCAATTTGCCGTCGCGTCACTTCTGGACGCCACCGGAAAGAAGAAGGAGGCGGTGGCGAGGTATCGGGCGATCGTGGATCACGGCGAGAGCTATGTTCCGGCGCTCAACAATCTCGCCTACCTCTACGCCGACGGATACGGCAAGAAGGAAGAAGCGCTCCGGCTGGCGATCACCGCTTTCAAGCTGCAGCCGGGAGATGCGGGGGTGCTCGACACCCTTGGTTATGCACTTCTGAAAAACGGCCGCTACCCCGACTCCATAAAGGCCCTCGAGCGTGCGGCGACCCTCATGCCCTCCGATCCGACCGTGAAATACCACCTGGGGCTCGCCTACCATCAGAGCGGCAACAAAGCGAAGGCGCAGCAGGCGCTGGCGCAGTGCCTCTCCCTTGGGGAGTGCGCCGACACACCCGCTGCCCGGACGTTACTGGCACAGGTAAAGAAGTAGCGCTCTTGCGCAGGCGGGCGCGAGGCTCGTCTACTGGAGGGAGTAACCGCTCATGGATCTGCGCTTTGCCCTGATGTTGCTGTCTGACGCGCTTCTTGCCATTGCCGCCCTAATGGCGGCGCTGGTGCTGCGCTTTGGCACCCTGGCCATGCCCGAGGAGTGGCAGGCCGATCACGGCATCAAGGCCTGCGGCATTTTTGTAACCGTCGTGCTTCTTTCGTCGCACCTCATGGAGGTCTACAACCTCCCGA
The DNA window shown above is from Geomonas sp. RF6 and carries:
- a CDS encoding PEP-CTERM sorting domain-containing protein — translated: MKWSKSKLRSVIVIAVALLALAGIANASPTQWTASFGSPVWDTHYSLDLTNLVPNYVPGVDSLTSAFFSLDYTNSGNNNNGTATFEVFVNNVITGTVNFSKPSENVLLPLPAATLSDLSTNGMIDFYFHRAPGSHEFDIQTAVFVVNGSHEESAPVPEPGTMMLLGAGFLGLAVCGKRRRNNA
- a CDS encoding CAAX prenyl protease-related protein, with amino-acid sequence MTKTAARVSGFNYAIISRTLPFALFMAFIAVDESVRFTGSHGWLSLPPGTLYYLYPLKAFSVAALLYLYRNHYPELRLRDLLDRRVSLASCIVGVVTFILWIYLDWTVSVVGGPAGFDPALLPEGAIRFAMTAVRVAGAVLVVPVMEELFWRSFLLRYIVDPDFESVPIGRFTWTSFAVSSLLFGLEHHLFVAGVTAGIIYNVLLYKTRSLAQCVLAHAVTNLALAGYVLLTHNWWLW
- a CDS encoding PEP-CTERM sorting domain-containing protein, with the protein product MKRTLALMALVTTLTAGSAFALPYNDRPGDVVPGASSAGGELSLQQILNAKVKGPNNTENFYNAVTSQSTAALWKSVDANSSTFLVSLYTAHSNGKLGIYSQNGQEHFLIDRSQASPGTAATFSIVNGDLCDTDDNVLVPNFGNVFGFFWLDTVEQFKSYTEDDKNTTPALSSVRALTYQLLDGSSVTRMTKSGTTTEPMDGGDDWIIAFEDHPYGDYDYNDTVFLMKDISAVPEPGTMMLLGAGFLGLAIYGKRRKNA
- the prsT gene encoding XrtA/PEP-CTERM system TPR-repeat protein PrsT, with the translated sequence MKFLTIMLLILLTCTACGSKTKEALYAEGVKKLKESNPAAAVVFFKNALEKDANFSDARFELGKAYAALGKNEQAEKEFQKVLSQNPSRDDVLLELARVKNASGKGDEAAALAEQYLAKHPGNVEGLEALGISCAVRKKYPEAQNYLLQALAADPKRSTTKLELASVTFAAGDAAKAKSLLTEVLQSEPRNFKALYLMATLEKRLGNSDAAAAIYQKIVQLDENQINAQYKLGLLNLEKRDLAKADAAADDMIKKYPKKGDGYRLKGLVSFYRKNYTEAMASLQQSLKLSPTLEGYHFLGLCYYNKGELENALSQFRIILDRVPTSRQARLMTAETLLAQKRTEDAITEIKRVIAADDSDAVAHNLLGTAYMSQGMFNEAMRELNRATQLDPKLVTAHLKKGYFYFSRGKNEEGETELATAVQAAPNVLNTRLLLASYYQRQGKSAKALSVLQAGLNGGKGDAPLYNAVAALQFSGGQKAEGVKALENAKRVDPSFPASYHNLAGYYAASGDYPRAIAELGELLKKDPKNMRGLLGIATLSEVSGKDAEALRYYQKAAETNAPEGILALAGYHQKKGAPQKALSAIDDALKQNNRVVPLLEAKGRILLSQKETSKAIKVFDEVEALDQEKGIALKISAYVAARNGAKAIDEAGRLIAKHPGGAQGYLLLASVYQGVNDLNSAIAEANKAVKADPKSVEARLMLGRLHQAKKDFTSAAAYYQEALKVKPDSVPAQFAVASLLDATGKKKEAVARYRAIVDHGESYVPALNNLAYLYADGYGKKEEALRLAITAFKLQPGDAGVLDTLGYALLKNGRYPDSIKALERAATLMPSDPTVKYHLGLAYHQSGNKAKAQQALAQCLSLGECADTPAARTLLAQVKK